One genomic region from Spirosoma sp. KCTC 42546 encodes:
- a CDS encoding glycosyltransferase family 9 protein, which yields MARPVKILVLQFASIGDVVLTTPVVRCLTQQIPNSVIHFCTERPYQSIVEYSPFITQAHFIDQSLYKLIRELRAEQFDYVIDLQNTFLTSLIKAALGSRSYSIEKQSFREWLYVRWKVNAMPDQHIVDRYMATVLPLGVENDGLGLDYFIPYKDEVEIDWLPETHQHGFVAYAIGGQSLTRRLPVLRMIELCLKINYPVILLGDKADRKVGDELMKAIGERQIYNACGLYNLNQSASLLQRARVVFSHDTGLMHIAAAFRKKVYSIWGSTTPRFGFYPYKTPHVRLETPGLGCRPCSATNADNCPMKHFKCMNNLPFDFEVKELRTKKNFE from the coding sequence ATGGCTCGTCCGGTAAAAATATTGGTTCTACAATTTGCCTCGATTGGCGATGTTGTGCTGACAACTCCGGTTGTCCGTTGCCTGACGCAGCAGATACCGAATTCGGTTATACATTTTTGTACAGAGCGACCTTATCAGTCAATTGTCGAGTATAGTCCATTCATTACTCAGGCCCATTTTATCGATCAAAGTCTGTACAAACTCATCAGGGAGTTGCGAGCTGAGCAGTTCGATTATGTCATTGATCTACAGAACACATTCCTGACCAGTCTGATTAAAGCAGCCTTGGGTAGCCGTTCTTATAGTATCGAAAAGCAGTCATTTCGCGAGTGGCTTTACGTTCGGTGGAAGGTGAACGCCATGCCAGATCAGCACATCGTGGATCGTTATATGGCCACGGTTCTGCCTTTAGGGGTTGAGAATGATGGTCTCGGACTGGACTATTTCATTCCCTACAAAGACGAAGTTGAGATCGACTGGCTTCCCGAAACACATCAGCACGGGTTTGTAGCCTATGCAATTGGTGGGCAAAGTCTAACCCGCCGACTGCCTGTGTTACGAATGATTGAGCTGTGCCTTAAGATCAACTATCCAGTTATTCTGCTCGGTGATAAAGCAGATCGTAAAGTTGGCGACGAACTTATGAAGGCCATTGGTGAACGCCAGATCTACAACGCCTGCGGCCTTTACAACCTCAACCAGTCGGCCTCGCTGCTGCAACGGGCGCGGGTTGTATTCAGTCATGATACAGGCCTCATGCATATTGCGGCTGCCTTCCGCAAAAAAGTGTATTCGATCTGGGGTAGCACTACGCCCCGATTTGGATTTTACCCCTATAAAACCCCTCACGTCCGGCTCGAGACTCCCGGCTTAGGTTGCCGGCCCTGTTCAGCTACCAATGCCGACAATTGCCCCATGAAGCATTTCAAATGTATGAATAACCTCCCCTTTGATTTTGAAGTGAAAGAATTGCGAACCAAAAAGAATTTTGAGTGA
- a CDS encoding NTP transferase domain-containing protein, whose translation MSKLNGLILTGGRSTRMGEDKAQLVYHGKSQREHLMEMLRPYCSVVFWSVNVNQEAELEASGQLQLRIVDRYAIDGPLNGILSAFTYDPGAAWFVVACDMPLLTVQSLDTLVKGRNREKMATVFYDSDGKLPEPLLGIYEPAFGPMLQQAVKDGVYSPRQLLQQHDIQLLSVPDVRELTNINDQPSRKKLGL comes from the coding sequence GTGAGTAAATTGAATGGACTCATCCTGACTGGCGGTCGCAGTACCCGCATGGGCGAGGATAAAGCGCAGTTAGTTTACCATGGCAAATCGCAGCGTGAACACCTGATGGAAATGTTGCGGCCCTATTGCAGCGTTGTTTTCTGGTCGGTAAACGTAAATCAGGAAGCCGAGCTGGAAGCTTCCGGTCAACTTCAACTTCGGATTGTTGACCGATACGCTATTGACGGACCACTCAACGGTATTCTTTCGGCCTTTACTTACGACCCTGGAGCGGCCTGGTTCGTGGTTGCCTGCGATATGCCCCTGCTGACCGTGCAGTCGCTGGATACCTTGGTGAAAGGTCGTAATCGTGAAAAAATGGCAACGGTATTCTACGACTCAGATGGGAAATTGCCAGAACCGTTGCTGGGTATTTATGAGCCCGCCTTTGGGCCAATGTTACAGCAGGCTGTTAAGGATGGTGTGTACTCACCCCGCCAATTATTACAACAGCATGATATTCAATTGCTGAGTGTACCGGATGTTCGTGAATTGACAAATATTAATGATCAACCGTCGAGGAAGAAATTGGGATTGTGA
- a CDS encoding glycosyltransferase family 9 protein — protein MNQLLLLRFSAMGDVALLAPVVQAFTQRYPEAEITLVTRAKFAVFFEGFPNIRIVGADFDGQHKGLAGLIRLFNELRQLASFGVVVDAHQNLRSGVLKSLFRLIGVPSVTIDKGRAEKKELTRKENKIRRQLPHSVERYARTFDKAGFTLQPAQPFQFPSFTSAKGELTTFLDHHTVNYSVPWLGIAPFAQHEQKMWPFERFAPLLKQLYTATPIAIFLFGGGASDIAQLETLREQFPQAILVAGHLSLAAELALIRQLTGMLCMDSGNMHLAALSGVPVLSIWGATHPDAGFGPWGQGDEAILQIPVDVLTCRPCSVFGNKPCWRGDLACLNDISVELVAMRVRQMLAR, from the coding sequence ATGAATCAGCTGCTCCTTCTTCGGTTTTCGGCCATGGGCGATGTGGCCCTGCTGGCACCTGTTGTTCAGGCGTTCACGCAACGGTATCCTGAGGCTGAGATCACGTTGGTGACGCGGGCCAAATTTGCCGTTTTTTTCGAGGGATTTCCTAACATCCGCATTGTAGGAGCCGATTTTGATGGACAACATAAGGGACTAGCTGGACTGATTCGTTTGTTCAATGAACTGCGCCAGTTAGCTTCTTTTGGGGTGGTAGTCGATGCGCACCAGAATTTACGGTCGGGGGTCCTGAAAAGCCTGTTTCGGTTAATCGGTGTTCCATCTGTAACAATTGACAAAGGCCGGGCGGAGAAAAAAGAACTAACCCGAAAAGAGAACAAAATTCGGCGACAGTTGCCCCACAGTGTTGAGCGATACGCCAGGACATTCGACAAAGCGGGTTTTACGCTTCAACCTGCTCAACCCTTTCAGTTCCCATCCTTTACATCTGCCAAAGGTGAACTCACTACGTTTCTTGACCACCATACGGTGAACTATAGCGTACCCTGGCTTGGCATTGCCCCCTTTGCCCAACATGAGCAAAAGATGTGGCCGTTTGAGCGCTTTGCTCCTTTACTGAAACAACTTTATACCGCAACTCCCATCGCCATTTTCCTGTTTGGTGGGGGCGCCAGTGATATCGCTCAACTTGAAACCCTTAGGGAGCAATTTCCCCAGGCTATCCTGGTAGCTGGACATCTTTCGCTTGCCGCCGAACTAGCCCTCATCCGACAGCTAACCGGTATGCTGTGCATGGATTCGGGCAATATGCACCTTGCGGCTTTGAGTGGCGTACCTGTGCTATCTATCTGGGGAGCTACGCATCCTGATGCAGGTTTTGGCCCCTGGGGACAAGGTGACGAAGCTATTCTTCAAATTCCGGTCGACGTACTCACCTGCCGCCCTTGTTCTGTATTCGGCAACAAGCCCTGCTGGCGGGGTGATTTAGCTTGTTTGAACGATATTTCGGTAGAGTTAGTGGCCATGAGAGTACGGCAGATGCTGGCTCGTTAA
- a CDS encoding molybdopterin molybdotransferase MoeA, whose amino-acid sequence MLSVSDAFSITQQHLLTLPTETVSIDDANDRVLREAVRADRDFPPFDRVAMDGIGIRFADFAAGQRTFQVVGMQRAGQPQQTVTDANTCLEVMTGAMLPVGVDTVVRYEDTHIVAGLTSVTIEDVEVGQHLHPQATDRRAGDELLPVGTRMGPSELAVAASVGQHELIVTALPRVALISTGDELVDVTETPLPYQIRRSNTYMLRAALASLGIQATLHHIVDDEALLQEKLLHLLNTNDVLILSGGVSAGKADFVPDVLARLGVQKHFHKVEQRPGKPLWFGTSAAGKANPGRTVFALPGNPVSTVLCAYRYVLPYLRVSLGLAPASVRYAQLAKAVVFKPAITYFLPVRLTSEPDGRVLAHPLPGSGSADFANLLAADGFMELPADQSEFAAGESFRVWETLR is encoded by the coding sequence ATGCTTTCCGTTTCTGACGCGTTCTCTATTACTCAACAACACCTGCTCACATTACCGACCGAGACCGTTTCGATTGACGATGCCAATGATCGTGTACTTCGCGAAGCCGTCCGGGCTGACCGTGACTTCCCACCCTTCGACCGGGTGGCGATGGATGGCATTGGCATTCGCTTTGCTGACTTCGCTGCCGGACAGCGGACATTTCAGGTAGTAGGTATGCAACGCGCCGGGCAACCCCAGCAAACGGTAACGGATGCCAATACTTGCCTGGAAGTGATGACGGGTGCTATGTTGCCCGTTGGTGTGGATACCGTAGTGCGCTATGAAGATACGCATATTGTGGCTGGACTTACCTCAGTCACGATTGAGGATGTAGAAGTGGGGCAGCATCTTCACCCCCAGGCAACAGACCGCCGGGCGGGTGACGAGTTACTGCCGGTTGGCACCCGCATGGGACCATCCGAACTGGCGGTTGCGGCTTCGGTTGGTCAACATGAACTGATCGTCACGGCACTTCCTCGGGTGGCCCTTATCTCAACCGGCGACGAATTGGTGGATGTTACCGAAACACCCCTGCCCTACCAGATTCGCCGGTCGAACACCTATATGCTCCGGGCGGCTCTGGCATCACTCGGCATTCAGGCAACTCTGCATCATATCGTGGACGATGAAGCCCTATTGCAGGAGAAGTTACTCCACCTTCTCAACACTAACGATGTACTAATCCTTAGTGGCGGTGTCTCGGCGGGGAAAGCTGATTTTGTACCGGATGTGCTGGCTCGTCTGGGTGTTCAGAAACATTTCCATAAAGTAGAGCAACGGCCTGGCAAACCGCTCTGGTTTGGCACGTCGGCAGCGGGCAAAGCCAATCCAGGCCGGACAGTCTTTGCGTTACCCGGCAATCCCGTCTCGACGGTGCTGTGTGCTTATCGGTACGTACTCCCTTACCTACGCGTTTCGCTGGGTTTAGCGCCTGCTTCAGTTCGCTATGCACAATTAGCTAAAGCCGTGGTATTCAAACCAGCCATCACGTATTTCCTGCCCGTGCGCCTTACCTCCGAACCCGATGGCCGCGTACTGGCTCACCCCCTGCCTGGTTCTGGCTCAGCCGATTTTGCCAATCTGTTAGCCGCCGATGGGTTTATGGAATTACCAGCTGACCAATCGGAGTTTGCCGCGGGAGAAAGTTTTCGGGTATGGGAAACGCTGCGGTAA
- a CDS encoding DJ-1/PfpI family protein: protein MSFPFTFARYLVLVCILTGSFYAAYAQKSKPKAVLMAYYCEPCNNACDLERHDEPGVCKHCGMPFVKRSVALMDSLRMGQKKVGKRNVAIFIHNGVEVLDFSGPSEVFASTEGFTVYTVALTKEPIVSQGFIKIIPNYSLADCPKPDIVVLPGGQTGPFLENKPLINWIKASAQEAEIMLSVCTGAGLLAKAGLLDGKQATTFHNYIDNLQNETPKAKILRNTRFVDNGQIITTAGVSAGIDGALHVVAKLKGLAIATQTARYMEYDKWKPNEGLVVEQSAKMAAGRK from the coding sequence ATGAGTTTTCCATTCACGTTTGCCCGATACCTGGTTTTGGTTTGTATACTGACCGGATCGTTCTACGCTGCTTATGCCCAGAAATCAAAACCAAAGGCTGTGCTAATGGCCTACTACTGCGAACCTTGTAACAATGCCTGCGACTTAGAGCGTCACGACGAACCAGGCGTTTGTAAGCATTGCGGGATGCCCTTTGTTAAACGGAGTGTTGCTCTAATGGACTCGCTGCGGATGGGTCAGAAAAAAGTCGGGAAGCGCAATGTGGCTATCTTTATTCACAACGGCGTAGAGGTGCTGGACTTCTCTGGCCCGAGTGAGGTATTTGCGTCAACAGAAGGCTTTACAGTCTATACGGTTGCGCTTACGAAAGAACCAATCGTTAGTCAGGGGTTCATTAAAATCATACCGAATTACAGCCTGGCTGATTGCCCAAAACCGGATATTGTCGTGTTGCCTGGTGGACAAACGGGTCCATTTCTGGAAAACAAACCGCTGATCAACTGGATAAAAGCCAGTGCTCAGGAAGCCGAAATTATGCTGTCTGTTTGTACAGGTGCCGGTTTACTAGCCAAAGCGGGTTTGCTGGATGGCAAGCAGGCCACTACATTTCACAATTACATAGACAATCTGCAAAACGAGACGCCTAAAGCCAAAATACTCCGAAATACGCGCTTTGTCGATAATGGCCAAATCATCACTACGGCGGGTGTATCGGCAGGTATTGATGGTGCCCTACACGTAGTTGCTAAACTGAAAGGCCTTGCCATAGCTACCCAAACCGCCCGCTATATGGAGTACGATAAATGGAAACCCAATGAAGGGCTGGTTGTGGAACAGTCGGCAAAAATGGCCGCCGGGCGAAAATGA
- a CDS encoding DUF4254 domain-containing protein translates to MNATFANDIFRQSIQDYHLTDYVDTPIQNPYSSNGIAFLLYQKNWIDTVQWHLEDIIRSPTIQPDELVAIKRRIDQSNQDRTDMVEQIDSWFSELFMDAVPKPTARMNSETPAWLLDRMSILQLKLYHFREQVDRPSVSDEHRQKAQQKLDVLLEQESDLARCFDELIEDIQNGDRYMKVYRQMKMYNDPTLNPVLYSSQK, encoded by the coding sequence ATGAACGCTACGTTTGCCAACGACATCTTCCGTCAGAGCATTCAGGATTACCACCTGACCGACTACGTCGATACGCCCATCCAGAATCCTTACTCCTCCAACGGCATTGCCTTTCTGTTGTACCAGAAGAACTGGATTGATACGGTCCAGTGGCACCTCGAAGATATTATCCGCAGTCCAACCATCCAGCCCGATGAGCTAGTTGCTATCAAACGCCGGATTGACCAATCAAATCAGGACCGTACCGATATGGTGGAGCAGATAGATAGCTGGTTTTCTGAGCTTTTTATGGATGCGGTGCCTAAACCAACGGCTCGAATGAACTCCGAAACACCGGCCTGGCTCCTTGACCGAATGTCGATTTTACAGCTTAAACTGTATCACTTTCGGGAACAGGTTGACCGCCCGTCGGTTTCGGATGAACATCGTCAGAAAGCCCAACAGAAGCTGGACGTTCTGCTCGAACAGGAAAGCGATCTGGCCCGCTGCTTCGACGAGTTAATCGAAGACATCCAGAACGGTGATCGCTACATGAAGGTCTACCGGCAAATGAAGATGTACAACGATCCTACCCTGAACCCGGTCCTTTATAGTAGTCAGAAGTAG
- a CDS encoding DUF1259 domain-containing protein, protein MKRRHFLQTATLASTIPLCGGPIAEPVSHLKTPALSVAEQDAIATAIGKKGTYNEAQATYNIALPRNDLKVTVKGESVPIPFGFGGWVAFKKTLDGTQTVMMSDTVLLESEVNPLIDATLGAGLEVGAIHNHFFFEQPRIFYMHLHGMGDAVALAKKYAQAISQTKLFPANEPAPTTTPTAQTGNELFDLPALDGIINYKGVVNGPTYKYTVGRDDVQIVAMGAEMTAAIGLNSWASFAGKQDAAHIAGDIAMLDTEVNLVVKTLRDHKLEVVALHHHMLGEQPRTIFLHYYGRGPASDLAKGFRAALNQLGKGKSSGMKH, encoded by the coding sequence ATGAAACGACGACATTTTCTACAAACAGCAACCTTAGCTAGCACCATACCCCTCTGTGGAGGCCCCATAGCCGAACCAGTGTCGCACCTTAAAACACCAGCATTGTCGGTGGCGGAACAGGATGCCATTGCCACTGCGATAGGCAAAAAGGGTACCTACAACGAAGCGCAGGCCACCTATAACATAGCCCTACCACGTAACGATTTGAAGGTAACTGTAAAAGGGGAGTCAGTTCCGATTCCGTTTGGCTTTGGCGGCTGGGTTGCGTTTAAGAAGACATTGGATGGCACACAAACCGTGATGATGAGCGACACTGTGCTGCTGGAATCCGAAGTAAATCCCTTGATCGACGCTACTCTGGGAGCTGGACTGGAAGTTGGCGCCATTCATAATCACTTCTTTTTTGAACAACCGCGCATTTTCTATATGCACCTCCACGGCATGGGCGATGCGGTTGCATTAGCCAAAAAGTATGCGCAGGCTATTAGTCAAACCAAACTCTTTCCGGCAAATGAACCCGCACCAACAACCACTCCTACAGCTCAAACTGGAAATGAGCTTTTTGATTTGCCTGCTCTGGATGGCATTATCAACTACAAAGGTGTTGTCAATGGACCAACGTATAAGTACACTGTAGGGCGAGATGATGTACAGATTGTGGCGATGGGAGCCGAGATGACGGCTGCTATTGGCCTAAACTCATGGGCTTCTTTTGCTGGAAAACAGGATGCCGCTCACATCGCGGGCGACATAGCCATGCTGGATACTGAAGTTAATCTGGTTGTTAAAACGTTGCGAGATCATAAGTTAGAGGTGGTTGCTCTGCACCACCACATGTTGGGAGAGCAACCGCGAACGATCTTTCTTCACTACTATGGCCGCGGGCCAGCATCAGACTTAGCCAAAGGATTCCGGGCCGCGCTCAACCAGTTGGGAAAGGGGAAGTCAAGTGGAATGAAGCATTAA
- the moaC gene encoding cyclic pyranopterin monophosphate synthase MoaC, with translation MFSHLNAEGNPAMVDVGGKAISRRTARAQSVVALGSDIMKHLSGTDISTKKGPVFQTAIIAGTMAAKRTDELIPLCHSLGLDNCQITITTEGTDAIVDCLVSTEGKTGVEMEALVGASVAALTIYDMCKAFSHDILIRDTKLMEKTGGKRDFRRE, from the coding sequence ATGTTCTCGCATCTCAACGCAGAAGGTAACCCGGCTATGGTCGACGTAGGCGGTAAGGCCATTTCACGACGGACAGCCCGCGCCCAATCAGTAGTTGCATTGGGTTCCGATATTATGAAGCATTTGTCAGGCACTGATATTTCAACGAAGAAAGGGCCTGTATTTCAAACAGCCATTATTGCCGGAACTATGGCTGCCAAACGAACCGATGAGTTGATTCCCCTCTGTCATTCACTGGGTTTAGACAATTGCCAGATTACCATTACGACCGAAGGGACAGATGCTATTGTCGATTGTCTGGTATCGACTGAAGGTAAAACCGGCGTCGAAATGGAAGCGTTAGTGGGCGCATCGGTGGCAGCTTTAACTATCTACGATATGTGCAAAGCCTTTTCGCACGACATCCTTATTCGGGACACCAAGCTCATGGAAAAAACGGGCGGTAAACGAGATTTTCGACGTGAGTAA
- a CDS encoding chromate transporter, with product MEATILPYTKTDLVRYFLRLGTIGFGGPPALVSAMHHDLVMERQWISEEDYREGLALAQLAPGPLAAQLAIYLGYVHYSILGATLAGLAFVLPSFCMVVVLGWAYQHFGGLPWMQAVFYGIGAAVIGIIAIGTYKLTTKTVGNDPLGWILFSLSAVATAVTESELLWLVLMSGGIYWFAKTPPSSIRPGWGSSVAPFIAQVSAVPTDSILWKLAFFFAKAGAFVFGSGLAIVPFLYGGVVKEYGWLTEQQFLDAVAVAMITPGPVVITVAFIGYLVTGFTGACVAALATFIPCYLFTILPAPYFKRWGKHPGVKAFVDGVTIAAVGAIAGAVIVLARRQLVDAAAILIAVATIALLYRFKKLPELGIIGGAAVVGLLLRYIG from the coding sequence ATGGAAGCTACGATTCTACCGTATACAAAAACCGATCTGGTCCGCTATTTCCTCCGATTAGGCACTATTGGTTTTGGCGGTCCGCCAGCTTTAGTTAGTGCTATGCACCACGATCTGGTTATGGAACGCCAGTGGATAAGCGAGGAAGATTATCGGGAAGGGCTAGCGTTAGCACAATTGGCACCCGGTCCGTTGGCGGCCCAGTTAGCTATTTATCTGGGGTACGTCCATTACAGCATTCTGGGCGCAACATTGGCGGGTCTTGCCTTTGTACTTCCTTCATTTTGCATGGTCGTAGTGTTGGGGTGGGCTTACCAACATTTTGGCGGACTACCCTGGATGCAGGCAGTTTTCTATGGTATTGGGGCCGCAGTAATTGGCATTATTGCCATAGGGACGTACAAGCTAACGACCAAAACGGTGGGGAATGATCCGCTGGGGTGGATTTTGTTCAGTTTATCGGCCGTAGCTACGGCGGTAACCGAATCGGAATTACTATGGCTAGTGCTCATGTCAGGTGGTATCTATTGGTTTGCAAAAACTCCTCCCTCTTCCATCAGGCCTGGCTGGGGGAGCAGTGTAGCTCCGTTTATAGCACAGGTTTCAGCAGTTCCAACTGATTCCATTTTGTGGAAATTAGCCTTTTTCTTCGCCAAAGCGGGTGCCTTTGTATTTGGAAGTGGGCTGGCCATTGTTCCATTTCTGTACGGAGGGGTTGTTAAAGAATACGGCTGGCTAACTGAGCAACAGTTTTTAGATGCTGTCGCTGTAGCCATGATTACGCCGGGACCGGTAGTCATAACCGTGGCGTTTATTGGCTATTTGGTCACGGGTTTCACAGGGGCCTGTGTGGCGGCATTAGCTACATTTATACCCTGTTATCTGTTTACCATATTACCGGCACCTTACTTTAAGCGGTGGGGTAAGCATCCGGGGGTGAAGGCATTTGTTGATGGCGTAACGATTGCCGCCGTTGGAGCCATCGCGGGTGCAGTTATTGTATTGGCTCGTCGGCAACTGGTCGATGCAGCGGCAATTCTGATTGCAGTAGCAACCATTGCACTTCTTTATCGATTTAAGAAACTACCCGAATTAGGTATTATTGGCGGAGCTGCCGTGGTTGGTTTGCTTCTACGCTACATTGGGTAA
- a CDS encoding GlxA family transcriptional regulator, translating into MAQVIFVVPPRVHVLDLTGPVQVFYEAAEYGADYQLTYCSFESPVTSSAGLNFGAVLPFTEVQTQSGDFIFLPGMEMEYIRSDRFKGETVFFDWLRNQQAKGVHLCSVCTGAFILAQAGLLDGRKCTTHWKRIDELQTTYPRLIAQTDRLFVKDGNNYTSAGITAGIDLALAILEEQQGALFATKIARELVVYFRRGADHSQKSVYLDYRNHMNVAIHQMQDWLIANMEVKATLEELAEMANMSTRNLTRTFRKETGTTIHDYTTQLRLELARTLQHNPGMTMEAIAAKCGFQDARQLRRIWQKSGNTTTVRYSVSS; encoded by the coding sequence ATGGCACAAGTGATTTTTGTTGTACCGCCACGTGTACACGTTCTTGATCTAACGGGACCAGTTCAGGTTTTTTACGAAGCCGCCGAATACGGAGCTGACTATCAACTGACGTATTGTTCCTTCGAGAGCCCGGTTACCAGCTCCGCAGGATTGAATTTTGGTGCGGTTTTGCCGTTTACAGAGGTTCAGACTCAGTCAGGAGATTTTATCTTTCTGCCTGGTATGGAAATGGAGTACATTCGGTCGGATCGGTTTAAGGGAGAAACTGTTTTTTTTGACTGGCTACGGAACCAACAGGCAAAAGGCGTTCACTTGTGCTCGGTATGTACGGGAGCCTTTATATTGGCTCAGGCTGGTCTGCTCGATGGCCGGAAATGTACCACGCACTGGAAGCGAATTGATGAATTACAAACAACCTACCCACGGTTGATAGCACAAACCGATCGGTTATTTGTGAAGGATGGGAATAACTACACCAGCGCGGGCATAACAGCGGGTATCGACCTGGCGTTAGCCATTCTGGAAGAGCAGCAAGGTGCACTATTTGCTACAAAAATAGCCCGCGAGTTAGTTGTGTACTTTCGGCGAGGGGCCGACCATTCACAGAAAAGCGTTTACCTGGATTACCGAAACCACATGAACGTGGCTATTCACCAGATGCAGGACTGGCTGATTGCCAATATGGAAGTAAAGGCAACCCTGGAGGAACTGGCCGAAATGGCTAACATGAGTACCCGAAACCTGACACGCACCTTTCGAAAAGAGACAGGAACCACCATCCATGACTATACAACCCAGCTTCGGCTGGAATTGGCCAGAACGCTACAGCATAATCCGGGGATGACCATGGAAGCCATTGCAGCCAAGTGCGGTTTTCAGGATGCCCGTCAACTCCGGCGAATCTGGCAGAAGTCAGGTAACACGACTACAGTAAGATATTCAGTTTCCTCCTAA
- a CDS encoding chromate resistance protein ChrB domain-containing protein, which yields MIWITRERPKIDRLACPWLIRRFIDPTAEIRFVPEGQVELQAQVLNAIPFDIPGVEYSHYEDRCTFDYFLQKHNLTDPALQTLAPIVRGADTDDHSLAAQAAGLWAISAGMAFNIKDDQQLLEQGFILYDALYSWARHLQSVKHTQSPTERLLLEVLHTYLKPTGKRKTPTWVKELKELIQDQIDTNLALSLNDLSESLDVNPAYVSRAFSRYFDDLSFGEYIRKLRIEKAVQLLETTSYSLSEIAYLTGFSDQSHFSRIFKKLMGQNPSDYRKNRQKGKAGTKG from the coding sequence ATGATCTGGATCACCCGCGAACGCCCAAAAATTGACCGATTAGCCTGTCCATGGCTCATTCGCCGGTTTATTGACCCAACTGCTGAAATCCGTTTTGTACCAGAAGGACAGGTCGAACTACAGGCGCAGGTATTGAATGCAATCCCATTCGATATCCCGGGTGTAGAATACAGCCATTACGAAGATCGCTGCACCTTTGATTATTTCCTCCAAAAGCATAACCTCACCGATCCGGCGTTACAAACGTTAGCCCCCATCGTGCGCGGTGCCGATACGGACGATCATTCCTTAGCCGCTCAGGCTGCGGGTTTGTGGGCCATTTCGGCAGGTATGGCCTTCAATATCAAAGATGATCAGCAGCTATTGGAACAGGGGTTCATTCTCTATGATGCACTTTATAGCTGGGCCAGGCACCTCCAATCTGTAAAACATACCCAAAGTCCAACAGAGCGGCTATTGCTGGAAGTTCTGCACACCTATCTTAAACCGACTGGCAAACGGAAGACACCAACCTGGGTAAAGGAGCTAAAAGAATTGATTCAGGATCAGATTGATACCAACCTGGCACTTAGTCTGAATGACTTATCCGAAAGTCTGGATGTGAATCCGGCCTATGTATCACGGGCCTTTTCTCGCTACTTCGACGATCTTTCCTTTGGGGAATACATTCGTAAGTTGCGGATCGAAAAAGCGGTGCAACTGCTTGAAACAACTTCCTATAGTCTGTCTGAAATTGCCTACCTGACGGGCTTTTCAGATCAGAGTCATTTTTCCCGAATTTTCAAGAAATTGATGGGTCAAAATCCATCAGACTACCGAAAAAACAGACAAAAAGGTAAAGCAGGTACAAAAGGTTAA